The following are encoded together in the Sparus aurata chromosome 1, fSpaAur1.1, whole genome shotgun sequence genome:
- the slc25a4 gene encoding ADP/ATP translocase 1, protein MSDAVISFMKDFLAGGIAAAISKTAVAPIERVKLLLQVQHASKQITAEMQYKGIIDCVVRIPKEQGFISFWRGNLANVIRYFPTQALNFAFKDKYKKIFLGGVDPKTQFWRHFAGNLASGGAAGATSLCFVYPLDFARTRLAADIGKGTAEREFTGLGNCLTKIFKTDGLKGLYLGFNVSVQGIIIYRAAYFGCFDTAKGMLPDPKNTHIVVSWMIAQTVTAAAGIISYPFDTVRRRMMMQSGRKGADIMYKGTIDCWKKILKDEGGKAFFKGAWSNVIRGMGGAFVLVLYDEIKKYT, encoded by the exons ATGTCGGACGCGGTGATTAGTTTCATGAAGGACTTTTTGGCCGGTGGTATCGCCGCTGCCATCTCCAAAACAGCTGTCGCTCCCATTGAGAGAGTCAAGTTGTTGCTGCAG GTCCAGCATGCAAGCAAACAGATCACCGCAGAGATGCAGTACAAGGGAATCATTGACTGCGTGGTCAGGATCCCAAAGGAACAGGGCTTCATCTCCTTCTGGAGAGGCAACCTGGCCAACGTGATCCGTTACTTCCCCACTCAAGCCCTCAACTTCGCCTTCAAAGACAAGTACAAGAAGATCTTCCTCGGTGGTGTGGATCCAAAAACACAGTTCTGGCGCCACTTCGCTGGCAATCTGGCATCTGGCGGTGCCGCTGGTGCCACCTCCCTCTGCTTCGTGTATCCTCTGGACTTCGCCAGGACCAGACTCGCTGCCGACATCGGCAAAGGCACAGCCGAGAGAGAGTTCACCGGTCTTGGAAACTGCCTCACCAAGATCTTCAAAACCGATGGCCTCAAGGGTCTTTACCTCGGGTTCAACGTGTCTGTGCAGGGTATCATCATCTACAGAGCGGCCTACTTCGGATGCTTCGACACAGCTAAAG GTATGCTGCCAGACCCCAAGAACACGCACATCGTCGTCAGCTGGATGATCGCCCAGACTGTCACCGCCGCAGCTGGCATCATCTCATACCCTTTCGACACAGTCAGACGTCGCATGATGATGCAGTCTGGACGCAAAGGAG CTGACATCATGTACAAGGGCACAATCGACTGCTGGAAGAAGATCCTCAAGGACGAGGGAGGAAAAGCCTTCTTCAAGGGTGCCTGGTCCAACGTGATCAGAGGCATGGGCGGTGCCTTTGTGTTGGTGCTGTACGACGAGATCAAGAAGTACACATAA
- the cfap97 gene encoding cilia- and flagella-associated protein 97 isoform X1, whose amino-acid sequence MFNPSDLEGEVDHSFFDSDCDDSSVGRGDGKKIGKDKQNKPGHEWQHAKQTKNTKGAWSPRTDGTQKHLKPVKNNSSSRAERKEDSCHSSEEERHRAYSISVSCASAKVINNSSDGEEDFDLHSKISKGTFKSLSAEAREVDDKDVYSQSPNESEEEILSSNVKHSKGRNKQTPKKRIRSRYNRSPSPTSTEASMDADSESSCSSSNRRSSLGSPNLLRPNKSSLSPGGSRIPVGSAGTRDVPASHKEESDDTITDVSPLSSPDSSLLQSLDLNRTEAEEGSLKEQQQEESVPSSGLGTLHQDEDSDPDEDEYSLSSVSQLGGKLVFHGSGGRNRKNYSFTNEEVRSIDHENQRLLRALSRLSPGPRPGSKAAKKAHMTSNSPLSRLSHSALNRQREQQRIERENLAFLKRLESVKPTPGLKRAEQLADYQRQVGYQGAPSYPVCVSTTKKGRSASKTHSEIEISLCCPQQQVPGQSALPTTARLPPPVTRPANPFPGQKNLVQPDQPGAENTAVLKKHTAGSL is encoded by the exons ATGTTCAACCCCAGTGATCTCGAAGGCGAAGTGGATCATTCGTTTTTCGATAGTGATTGTGATGATAGCAGCGTCGGCAGAGGTGATGGGAAAAAGATAGGGAAAGACAAGCAAAACAAACCAGGACATGAGTGGCAACatgcaaaacagacaaaaaatacaaaagggGCTTGGTCCCCGAGGACGGATGGGACACAAAAACACCTGAAGCCAGTCAAGAACaatagcagcagcagagcagaaaggaaAGAGGACAGCTGTCATTCAAGCGAGGAAGAGCGGCACAGGGCGTACAGCATATCTGTTTCGTGTGCATCAGCTAAAGTCATCAATAATAGTAGTGATGGCGAGGAAGACTTTGATTTGCACTCGAAAATATCTAAGGGGACATTTAAATCTTTGTCGGCTGAGGCAAGAGAGGTAGATGATAAGGATGTATACAGCCAGAGTCCAAATGAGTCTGAGGAAGAAATCTTATCATCCAATGTCAAACACTCCAAAgggagaaataaacaaactcctAAAAAACGGATAAGAAGTCGGTACAACCGAAGTCCATCCCCGACTTCAACCGAGGCCAGCATGGATGCAGACTCAGAGAGCTCCTgtagcagcagcaacaggagaagCAGTTTAGGCTCCCCCAACCTTCTCAGGCCCAACAAGTCTTCTTTATCCCCTGGAGGGAGCAGGATCCCAGTGGGCTCAGCAGGAACTAGGGATGTGCCTGCCAGCCATAAAGAGGAGTCAGATGATACAATAACAGACGTGagccccctctcctctcccgaCTCCAGCCTTCTCCAGTCACTTGACCTGAACCGCACAGAGGCTGAAGAGGGAAGCCttaaagagcagcagcaggaggagagtgTGCCCTCCAGTGGCCTTGGCACTTTACATCAGGATGAGGACTCAGATCCAGATGAAGATGAGT ACTCTCTCAGTTCCGTGAGCCAGCTTGGAGGTAAACTGGTCTTCCACGGTTCCGGAGGAAGAAACAGGAAGAACTACTCATTCACCAACGAAGAGGTCCGATCCATAGATCATGAGAACCAGCGACTTCTTCGGGCACTTTCACGTCTTTCTCCAGGGCCACGACCAGGAAGTAAAGCGGCGAAAAAAGCACACATGACAAGCAACTCACCACTCAGTCGCCTGTCTCACAGTGCGCTCAATAGGCAGCGGGAACAGCAACGCATCGAGAGGGAGAACCTC GCTTTTCTTAAGAGGCTGGAGTCTGTCAAGCCTACACCTGGCCTAAAGCGTGCAGAACAGCTGGCAGACTACCAACGACAAGTTGGATACCAGGGAGCTCCTTCGTACCCCGTCTGTGTGTCCACCACTAAGAAAGGGAGGTCTGCCAGCAAGACACACTCAG AGATAGAAATATCTCTCTGTTGTCCACAACAGCAGGTTCCAGGCCAGTCAGCTCTGCCCACCACAGCTCGTCTTCCACCACCAGTGACTCGGCCAGCAAACCCGTTCCCAGGTCAAAAAAACCTGGTGCAGCCCGACCAGCCTGGTGCTGAGAACACTGCTGTTTTAAAGAAGCACACCGCTGGCTCCCTTTAG
- the cfap97 gene encoding cilia- and flagella-associated protein 97 isoform X2: MFNPSDLEGEVDHSFFDSDCDDSSVGRGDGKKIGKDKQNKPGHEWQHAKQTKNTKGAWSPRTDGTQKHLKPVKNNSSSRAERKEDSCHSSEEERHRAYSISVSCASAKVINNSSDGEEDFDLHSKISKGTFKSLSAEAREVDDKDVYSQSPNESEEEILSSNVKHSKGRNKQTPKKRIRSRYNRSPSPTSTEASMDADSESSCSSSNRRSSLGSPNLLRPNKSSLSPGGSRIPVGSAGTRDVPASHKEESDDTITDVSPLSSPDSSLLQSLDLNRTEAEEGSLKEQQQEESVPSSGLGTLHQDEDSDPDEDEYSLSSVSQLGGKLVFHGSGGRNRKNYSFTNEEVRSIDHENQRLLRALSRLSPGPRPGSKAAKKAHMTSNSPLSRLSHSALNRQREQQRIERENLAFLKRLESVKPTPGLKRAEQLADYQRQVGYQGAPSYPVCVSTTKKGRSASKTHSAGSRPVSSAHHSSSSTTSDSASKPVPRSKKPGAARPAWC, translated from the exons ATGTTCAACCCCAGTGATCTCGAAGGCGAAGTGGATCATTCGTTTTTCGATAGTGATTGTGATGATAGCAGCGTCGGCAGAGGTGATGGGAAAAAGATAGGGAAAGACAAGCAAAACAAACCAGGACATGAGTGGCAACatgcaaaacagacaaaaaatacaaaagggGCTTGGTCCCCGAGGACGGATGGGACACAAAAACACCTGAAGCCAGTCAAGAACaatagcagcagcagagcagaaaggaaAGAGGACAGCTGTCATTCAAGCGAGGAAGAGCGGCACAGGGCGTACAGCATATCTGTTTCGTGTGCATCAGCTAAAGTCATCAATAATAGTAGTGATGGCGAGGAAGACTTTGATTTGCACTCGAAAATATCTAAGGGGACATTTAAATCTTTGTCGGCTGAGGCAAGAGAGGTAGATGATAAGGATGTATACAGCCAGAGTCCAAATGAGTCTGAGGAAGAAATCTTATCATCCAATGTCAAACACTCCAAAgggagaaataaacaaactcctAAAAAACGGATAAGAAGTCGGTACAACCGAAGTCCATCCCCGACTTCAACCGAGGCCAGCATGGATGCAGACTCAGAGAGCTCCTgtagcagcagcaacaggagaagCAGTTTAGGCTCCCCCAACCTTCTCAGGCCCAACAAGTCTTCTTTATCCCCTGGAGGGAGCAGGATCCCAGTGGGCTCAGCAGGAACTAGGGATGTGCCTGCCAGCCATAAAGAGGAGTCAGATGATACAATAACAGACGTGagccccctctcctctcccgaCTCCAGCCTTCTCCAGTCACTTGACCTGAACCGCACAGAGGCTGAAGAGGGAAGCCttaaagagcagcagcaggaggagagtgTGCCCTCCAGTGGCCTTGGCACTTTACATCAGGATGAGGACTCAGATCCAGATGAAGATGAGT ACTCTCTCAGTTCCGTGAGCCAGCTTGGAGGTAAACTGGTCTTCCACGGTTCCGGAGGAAGAAACAGGAAGAACTACTCATTCACCAACGAAGAGGTCCGATCCATAGATCATGAGAACCAGCGACTTCTTCGGGCACTTTCACGTCTTTCTCCAGGGCCACGACCAGGAAGTAAAGCGGCGAAAAAAGCACACATGACAAGCAACTCACCACTCAGTCGCCTGTCTCACAGTGCGCTCAATAGGCAGCGGGAACAGCAACGCATCGAGAGGGAGAACCTC GCTTTTCTTAAGAGGCTGGAGTCTGTCAAGCCTACACCTGGCCTAAAGCGTGCAGAACAGCTGGCAGACTACCAACGACAAGTTGGATACCAGGGAGCTCCTTCGTACCCCGTCTGTGTGTCCACCACTAAGAAAGGGAGGTCTGCCAGCAAGACACACTCAG CAGGTTCCAGGCCAGTCAGCTCTGCCCACCACAGCTCGTCTTCCACCACCAGTGACTCGGCCAGCAAACCCGTTCCCAGGTCAAAAAAACCTGGTGCAGCCCGACCAGCCTGGTGCTGA
- the cfap97 gene encoding cilia- and flagella-associated protein 97 isoform X3: MFNPSDLEGEVDHSFFDSDCDDSSVGRGDGKKIGKDKQNKPGHEWQHAKQTKNTKGAWSPRTDGTQKHLKPVKNNSSSRAERKEDSCHSSEEERHRAYSISVSCASAKVINNSSDGEEDFDLHSKISKGTFKSLSAEAREVDDKDVYSQSPNESEEEILSSNVKHSKGRNKQTPKKRIRSRYNRSPSPTSTEASMDADSESSCSSSNRRSSLGSPNLLRPNKSSLSPGGSRIPVGSAGTRDVPASHKEESDDTITDVSPLSSPDSSLLQSLDLNRTEAEEGSLKEQQQEESVPSSGLGTLHQDEDSDPDEDEYSLSSVSQLGGKLVFHGSGGRNRKNYSFTNEEVRSIDHENQRLLRALSRLSPGPRPGSKAAKKAHMTSNSPLSRLSHSALNRQREQQRIERENLAFLKRLESVKPTPGLKRAEQLADYQRQVGYQGAPSYPVCVSTTKKGRSASKTHSGSRPVSSAHHSSSSTTSDSASKPVPRSKKPGAARPAWC, encoded by the exons ATGTTCAACCCCAGTGATCTCGAAGGCGAAGTGGATCATTCGTTTTTCGATAGTGATTGTGATGATAGCAGCGTCGGCAGAGGTGATGGGAAAAAGATAGGGAAAGACAAGCAAAACAAACCAGGACATGAGTGGCAACatgcaaaacagacaaaaaatacaaaagggGCTTGGTCCCCGAGGACGGATGGGACACAAAAACACCTGAAGCCAGTCAAGAACaatagcagcagcagagcagaaaggaaAGAGGACAGCTGTCATTCAAGCGAGGAAGAGCGGCACAGGGCGTACAGCATATCTGTTTCGTGTGCATCAGCTAAAGTCATCAATAATAGTAGTGATGGCGAGGAAGACTTTGATTTGCACTCGAAAATATCTAAGGGGACATTTAAATCTTTGTCGGCTGAGGCAAGAGAGGTAGATGATAAGGATGTATACAGCCAGAGTCCAAATGAGTCTGAGGAAGAAATCTTATCATCCAATGTCAAACACTCCAAAgggagaaataaacaaactcctAAAAAACGGATAAGAAGTCGGTACAACCGAAGTCCATCCCCGACTTCAACCGAGGCCAGCATGGATGCAGACTCAGAGAGCTCCTgtagcagcagcaacaggagaagCAGTTTAGGCTCCCCCAACCTTCTCAGGCCCAACAAGTCTTCTTTATCCCCTGGAGGGAGCAGGATCCCAGTGGGCTCAGCAGGAACTAGGGATGTGCCTGCCAGCCATAAAGAGGAGTCAGATGATACAATAACAGACGTGagccccctctcctctcccgaCTCCAGCCTTCTCCAGTCACTTGACCTGAACCGCACAGAGGCTGAAGAGGGAAGCCttaaagagcagcagcaggaggagagtgTGCCCTCCAGTGGCCTTGGCACTTTACATCAGGATGAGGACTCAGATCCAGATGAAGATGAGT ACTCTCTCAGTTCCGTGAGCCAGCTTGGAGGTAAACTGGTCTTCCACGGTTCCGGAGGAAGAAACAGGAAGAACTACTCATTCACCAACGAAGAGGTCCGATCCATAGATCATGAGAACCAGCGACTTCTTCGGGCACTTTCACGTCTTTCTCCAGGGCCACGACCAGGAAGTAAAGCGGCGAAAAAAGCACACATGACAAGCAACTCACCACTCAGTCGCCTGTCTCACAGTGCGCTCAATAGGCAGCGGGAACAGCAACGCATCGAGAGGGAGAACCTC GCTTTTCTTAAGAGGCTGGAGTCTGTCAAGCCTACACCTGGCCTAAAGCGTGCAGAACAGCTGGCAGACTACCAACGACAAGTTGGATACCAGGGAGCTCCTTCGTACCCCGTCTGTGTGTCCACCACTAAGAAAGGGAGGTCTGCCAGCAAGACACACTCAG GTTCCAGGCCAGTCAGCTCTGCCCACCACAGCTCGTCTTCCACCACCAGTGACTCGGCCAGCAAACCCGTTCCCAGGTCAAAAAAACCTGGTGCAGCCCGACCAGCCTGGTGCTGA
- the cfap97 gene encoding cilia- and flagella-associated protein 97 isoform X5 — protein sequence MFNPSDLEGEVDHSFFDSDCDDSSVGRGDGKKIGKDKQNKPGHEWQHAKQTKNTKGAWSPRTDGTQKHLKPVKNNSSSRAERKEDSCHSSEEERHRAYSISVSCASAKVINNSSDGEEDFDLHSKISKGTFKSLSAEAREVDDKDVYSQSPNESEEEILSSNVKHSKGRNKQTPKKRIRSRYNRSPSPTSTEASMDADSESSCSSSNRRSSLGSPNLLRPNKSSLSPGGSRIPVGSAGTRDVPASHKEESDDTITDVSPLSSPDSSLLQSLDLNRTEAEEGSLKEQQQEESVPSSGLGTLHQDEDSDPDEDEYSLSSVSQLGGKLVFHGSGGRNRKNYSFTNEEVRSIDHENQRLLRALSRLSPGPRPGSKAAKKAHMTSNSPLSRLSHSALNRQREQQRIERENLTRMDLDRWQQVAGLQQRHRVTL from the exons ATGTTCAACCCCAGTGATCTCGAAGGCGAAGTGGATCATTCGTTTTTCGATAGTGATTGTGATGATAGCAGCGTCGGCAGAGGTGATGGGAAAAAGATAGGGAAAGACAAGCAAAACAAACCAGGACATGAGTGGCAACatgcaaaacagacaaaaaatacaaaagggGCTTGGTCCCCGAGGACGGATGGGACACAAAAACACCTGAAGCCAGTCAAGAACaatagcagcagcagagcagaaaggaaAGAGGACAGCTGTCATTCAAGCGAGGAAGAGCGGCACAGGGCGTACAGCATATCTGTTTCGTGTGCATCAGCTAAAGTCATCAATAATAGTAGTGATGGCGAGGAAGACTTTGATTTGCACTCGAAAATATCTAAGGGGACATTTAAATCTTTGTCGGCTGAGGCAAGAGAGGTAGATGATAAGGATGTATACAGCCAGAGTCCAAATGAGTCTGAGGAAGAAATCTTATCATCCAATGTCAAACACTCCAAAgggagaaataaacaaactcctAAAAAACGGATAAGAAGTCGGTACAACCGAAGTCCATCCCCGACTTCAACCGAGGCCAGCATGGATGCAGACTCAGAGAGCTCCTgtagcagcagcaacaggagaagCAGTTTAGGCTCCCCCAACCTTCTCAGGCCCAACAAGTCTTCTTTATCCCCTGGAGGGAGCAGGATCCCAGTGGGCTCAGCAGGAACTAGGGATGTGCCTGCCAGCCATAAAGAGGAGTCAGATGATACAATAACAGACGTGagccccctctcctctcccgaCTCCAGCCTTCTCCAGTCACTTGACCTGAACCGCACAGAGGCTGAAGAGGGAAGCCttaaagagcagcagcaggaggagagtgTGCCCTCCAGTGGCCTTGGCACTTTACATCAGGATGAGGACTCAGATCCAGATGAAGATGAGT ACTCTCTCAGTTCCGTGAGCCAGCTTGGAGGTAAACTGGTCTTCCACGGTTCCGGAGGAAGAAACAGGAAGAACTACTCATTCACCAACGAAGAGGTCCGATCCATAGATCATGAGAACCAGCGACTTCTTCGGGCACTTTCACGTCTTTCTCCAGGGCCACGACCAGGAAGTAAAGCGGCGAAAAAAGCACACATGACAAGCAACTCACCACTCAGTCGCCTGTCTCACAGTGCGCTCAATAGGCAGCGGGAACAGCAACGCATCGAGAGGGAGAACCTC ACACGGATGGACTTGGACAGATGGCAGCAGGTGGCAGGCCTGCAGCAGCGCCACAGAGTGACATTATGA
- the cfap97 gene encoding cilia- and flagella-associated protein 97 isoform X4 → MFNPSDLEGEVDHSFFDSDCDDSSVGRGDGKKIGKDKQNKPGHEWQHAKQTKNTKGAWSPRTDGTQKHLKPVKNNSSSRAERKEDSCHSSEEERHRAYSISVSCASAKVINNSSDGEEDFDLHSKISKGTFKSLSAEAREVDDKDVYSQSPNESEEEILSSNVKHSKGRNKQTPKKRIRSRYNRSPSPTSTEASMDADSESSCSSSNRRSSLGSPNLLRPNKSSLSPGGSRIPVGSAGTRDVPASHKEESDDTITDVSPLSSPDSSLLQSLDLNRTEAEEGSLKEQQQEESVPSSGLGTLHQDEDSDPDEDEYSLSSVSQLGGKLVFHGSGGRNRKNYSFTNEEVRSIDHENQRLLRALSRLSPGPRPGSKAAKKAHMTSNSPLSRLSHSALNRQREQQRIERENLQTRMDLDRWQQVAGLQQRHRVTL, encoded by the exons ATGTTCAACCCCAGTGATCTCGAAGGCGAAGTGGATCATTCGTTTTTCGATAGTGATTGTGATGATAGCAGCGTCGGCAGAGGTGATGGGAAAAAGATAGGGAAAGACAAGCAAAACAAACCAGGACATGAGTGGCAACatgcaaaacagacaaaaaatacaaaagggGCTTGGTCCCCGAGGACGGATGGGACACAAAAACACCTGAAGCCAGTCAAGAACaatagcagcagcagagcagaaaggaaAGAGGACAGCTGTCATTCAAGCGAGGAAGAGCGGCACAGGGCGTACAGCATATCTGTTTCGTGTGCATCAGCTAAAGTCATCAATAATAGTAGTGATGGCGAGGAAGACTTTGATTTGCACTCGAAAATATCTAAGGGGACATTTAAATCTTTGTCGGCTGAGGCAAGAGAGGTAGATGATAAGGATGTATACAGCCAGAGTCCAAATGAGTCTGAGGAAGAAATCTTATCATCCAATGTCAAACACTCCAAAgggagaaataaacaaactcctAAAAAACGGATAAGAAGTCGGTACAACCGAAGTCCATCCCCGACTTCAACCGAGGCCAGCATGGATGCAGACTCAGAGAGCTCCTgtagcagcagcaacaggagaagCAGTTTAGGCTCCCCCAACCTTCTCAGGCCCAACAAGTCTTCTTTATCCCCTGGAGGGAGCAGGATCCCAGTGGGCTCAGCAGGAACTAGGGATGTGCCTGCCAGCCATAAAGAGGAGTCAGATGATACAATAACAGACGTGagccccctctcctctcccgaCTCCAGCCTTCTCCAGTCACTTGACCTGAACCGCACAGAGGCTGAAGAGGGAAGCCttaaagagcagcagcaggaggagagtgTGCCCTCCAGTGGCCTTGGCACTTTACATCAGGATGAGGACTCAGATCCAGATGAAGATGAGT ACTCTCTCAGTTCCGTGAGCCAGCTTGGAGGTAAACTGGTCTTCCACGGTTCCGGAGGAAGAAACAGGAAGAACTACTCATTCACCAACGAAGAGGTCCGATCCATAGATCATGAGAACCAGCGACTTCTTCGGGCACTTTCACGTCTTTCTCCAGGGCCACGACCAGGAAGTAAAGCGGCGAAAAAAGCACACATGACAAGCAACTCACCACTCAGTCGCCTGTCTCACAGTGCGCTCAATAGGCAGCGGGAACAGCAACGCATCGAGAGGGAGAACCTC CAGACACGGATGGACTTGGACAGATGGCAGCAGGTGGCAGGCCTGCAGCAGCGCCACAGAGTGACATTATGA